Proteins co-encoded in one Candidatus Bathyarchaeota archaeon genomic window:
- a CDS encoding MFS transporter: MNEANAGKSRALFVGFITRFSFIFTLQAIPPLFPMIVQEFKIGFTAASSLMLLVALPGLFISILGGLLTGRYGIKKLLTIGLLICVLSSLLCFISETILFLQFSRFLLGVGGAIAVVAASILLYRWFEKGNLGMAMGFFGFCMPFGTVVAFNSLGIMALIHGWRASILITAVVNLIALVTTILFTEERKDIHPGKITLKTFRNVDIWILGLAWALFNMAMLGY; the protein is encoded by the coding sequence TTGAACGAAGCCAATGCAGGAAAGTCAAGGGCACTTTTTGTAGGTTTTATTACTAGATTCTCTTTTATCTTCACATTGCAAGCTATACCCCCACTCTTTCCTATGATCGTACAAGAGTTCAAAATAGGCTTCACAGCAGCCAGCAGTCTCATGTTACTTGTTGCATTACCAGGCCTCTTTATATCGATTTTGGGCGGCCTCTTAACTGGAAGATACGGAATCAAAAAGCTACTAACTATCGGTTTGTTGATTTGTGTTTTAAGTTCATTATTGTGTTTTATCTCAGAAACTATTCTATTCTTACAATTCTCCAGATTTCTCCTTGGAGTCGGAGGAGCTATTGCAGTAGTTGCAGCTTCAATCCTATTATACCGATGGTTTGAAAAGGGAAACTTAGGAATGGCGATGGGATTTTTTGGTTTTTGTATGCCTTTTGGAACCGTGGTGGCGTTCAATAGTTTAGGAATTATGGCCTTAATTCATGGTTGGAGAGCATCCATCTTGATTACAGCAGTTGTTAATTTAATAGCCTTAGTAACCACCATCTTGTTTACTGAAGAGAGAAAAGATATTCACCCAGGGAAAATTACTCTTAAGACTTTTAGAAATGTTGATATTTGGATTTTGGGTTTAGCATGGGCACTTTTCAATATGGCAATGCTAGGTTAT